aaaatgttgaaattgCACCTAAACTTTTATATACTCTGCGAGCAAACTTTGTTTATTAAGTGGGTATCGGAAATCGTTTTCACACCTTTTGCTTTCGCGccaatgttaatttttttttggcgccaAATTTCAACAAATGCTGCTCAGGAAATCTAAATTAAAGTATGTCTACTGTTTTATGCAAAGCTTTGAGAATCGCTTTTATGTCAGGAAAGATGATGTAGTTAAAATCAAGTTTATtgtcatcctacaattttctCCTTCCCTActacaaatacatttaatttttagccATCAGAGATTCATTCTAATggtagcatttaaaaatgcgcCCATTATTCTAACGAAAAGAtcggaaataaaataatgttgtGGTCGGGCGAAAATAAAACTTTCGCTATTACCACACTGAACCCACATTTCACAATACGGGGTAGAATGCGTTCCAAAACGAGCATAAAACGAATCACATCACGCATTCTTTTCGGATGACCCATGTTGGCTGTCACTATTGTCTGACAGATTGTGATGGCGGCTCTCATAAATGTACTTGAACTCATAGTTCTCGTCGATGCCCACAAAATAGGTTGGCAGTATGCCACGCCCCTTGACGAAAGTCATGCCGCGGTAGTTACACTCTAGGCCATATTTGCGCAGCATTTCGGCCGTCTCTTCGGTCACCTGGATTTGGCCAGCTAGACCGGTGGAGTCCATACGTGAGGCCATGTTTACCGCGTTTCCCCAAATATCGTAGTGCACCTGTGAGGCACCCACAACGCCGGCCATCACCTCGCCGCTTGATATGCCAATGCTCATATCAGCAGTGAATACATCACGATCCACTGGCACGTTCCTATAATCATTGTTGCACGTCCAGAGGGTGCGCATCAGATCCAACGCAAAGGTGGTCAGCACAAAGACCACTTCCTCCTTTTTCTCGCTCGACGCATAGTTATCTTTGCGGAGAACCGAAATTGAGCGACGAGCACGCAGGACTGCAACAGgacagacatatatatatattatcagtAGAGCTCTTAGCCCAATCGCTCACCCTCCTGGATAACAGATTCGTGTGTACTCCTCTCTTGGCTTATAACTGAGGAGAAACGCAAATCTAGGCCACAGGCTGCCATATATGTACAGCCCACAATTTTGATCTTTTCTACCAGATAATCGTCCCTATAATATGACAACTACAGCAAAGAAATAAGCGTTGGCAAATTGCACAGGCCATGTGGCTCTTACGATTCGGTCAAATTCGGATATGATCTCGTTGAGAACCCGCAAGTTTGGCAAAtccaattgaaaattgtgcaGGGATGCGAACATGACAGCCACCATTGCGTAGTCTTCATAGTATAGCTCGTGCTTGGCCAGCGAGGTCAGATACACATTGGCTGCATACAAGTATAGAATGTGTTAATGAGTAAACAAATTTGAGATTATCAGTTCAACAAAAAAGTCCTACCGACATGGGCTGGCAAAATATTGTGCAATAGAATCGTGATGGACTGATCCGCTATAAAGGCATCGTGCTGTTTCTTTAACAGCTCCTCTCTCCATCTAAataattgcaatagaaaaacaaattgtaaaagCTATTGGCTTTGTGTTAGGCATTCACTCACTTGTAGTTGATCTTGTTATTAAACTCGGTCTGTCGCTCCTTGAAATATAGACTCAGCAGCGTAATTATGACCAACAAACAGTGCGCGTATTCCGCCTCGAAATAGGGATTGGTTGTGAGACTATGATGAACTATGTACTCAAACTGAAAGAACAGAATGATCATATAGGTGATCGCCTCCAATGTGCTAACCACAACTTTCATCATGAAGGGAATGCGTGTAAAGATAAGGCTCATCCCAATTATGAGGCACACCATGTTGGTCAGAAGCCAGGGATGAAAGCACATATTCATATCTGGCTCGTAATGATAGAGCTTGCTCTCAATATGCACCACCTCGTACTCCTCTCTGTCACAGTCCATCTAATTGGAATAGCCATACAATGTAAGAGATCTAGCTTAAGTCGCAAATATGATACCCACCAGCATGACGGTTATAATGCTAAAGTACGATATTATGGTGTACATATAGATGCCAATACGTTtgatgagactgcgctgaataCTTTCCGCAACTCGGAATAGACAGCAACTTATGCGAGAGTATTTGTGGTCTTGAGTTGAATACCGCAAAAAGCAGAGCTTCTTATACCAGGTTAAGAAAAGTAAAACGGTTAAGCTCAGCATCACAACAAGGTCCACAATCACGCCATTCTTGACCAATCCGCTGTCATGGACATATTGTATGTAGCACAGATTGAGGCCAAATACCCAGGCTAAGAGCATACTGTACTTTAGCATGTAATCGGGCTGgtgcatataattatattcgAGGCGTGGATCGCGAAAATGCAATAGATAAATGCCGATTACTGGACGTGCTCGTATCCGTTCCTTGTCTTTGTCTTTTCCCCACAATTGAAACACC
The sequence above is a segment of the Drosophila virilis strain 15010-1051.87 chromosome 3, Dvir_AGI_RSII-ME, whole genome shotgun sequence genome. Coding sequences within it:
- the LOC6622562 gene encoding adenylyl cyclase X E isoform X2, producing MNVKMKCKLDYSKEIRWERNFLKDRDKIYIDVGCYTLSTVLVTLVLWPSANPKCMPRLRYKKYLTSVLAVVFMVVTDLLLNIYHYHMDDWIIGSFFDTYTLFTIYMFLPIPYILPSLVLGISVSVIYTSYFVLYLASKHRYEISNVAHLNYLSVEISHQFCVNLYGAFFRIMREIIVRSSFLDRHQYVMEDIWLRSAREQEKVFLHSILPPQISQPIQEDIRNRIKFSEKHRNTPINIRRDRIMAIQIHPDVSILYADIVNYTYLTTTLTVKQLISLLHELYARFDLAASRYTVQRIKFLGDCYYCVAGLTRPDPDHAKCCLDFGLCMIDNIREVRAKEKLDIDIRVGVHSGALCAGVLGAAKLQYDIWGSDVVIANRLEGTGLPGHIHTSERTLQMIIEPRYEVQPGTEKARNDPFLQKHNVITYLIPFNVRPRTIPDLDIDHIKIIDSETELKKQSSIGLELREEFKKMPVGPISVKENFKEVFQLWGKDKDKERIRARPVIGIYLLHFRDPRLEYNYMHQPDYMLKYSMLLAWVFGLNLCYIQYVHDSGLVKNGVIVDLVVMLSLTVLLFLTWYKKLCFLRYSTQDHKYSRISCCLFRVAESIQRSLIKRIGIYMYTIISYFSIITVMLMDCDREEYEVVHIESKLYHYEPDMNMCFHPWLLTNMVCLIIGMSLIFTRIPFMMKVVVSTLEAITYMIILFFQFEYIVHHSLTTNPYFEAEYAHCLLVIITLLSLYFKERQTEFNNKINYKWREELLKKQHDAFIADQSITILLHNILPAHVANVYLTSLAKHELYYEDYAMVAVMFASLHNFQLDLPNLRVLNEIISEFDRILSYYRDDYLVEKIKIVGCTYMAACGLDLRFSSVISQERSTHESVIQEVLRARRSISVLRKDNYASSEKKEEVVFVLTTFALDLMRTLWTCNNDYRNVPVDRDVFTADMSIGISSGEVMAGVVGASQVHYDIWGNAVNMASRMDSTGLAGQIQVTEETAEMLRKYGLECNYRGMTFVKGRGILPTYFVGIDENYEFKYIYESRHHNLSDNSDSQHGSSEKNA
- the LOC6622562 gene encoding adenylyl cyclase X E isoform X1 translates to MNVKMKCKLDYSKEIRWERNFLKKKCKEVGVEKEFTAYQMRLSANYVVVFLLLHLAFTILHCVMLLTTCEDRDKIYIDVGCYTLSTVLVTLVLWPSANPKCMPRLRYKKYLTSVLAVVFMVVTDLLLNIYHYHMDDWIIGSFFDTYTLFTIYMFLPIPYILPSLVLGISVSVIYTSYFVLYLASKHRYEISNVAHLNYLSVEISHQFCVNLYGAFFRIMREIIVRSSFLDRHQYVMEDIWLRSAREQEKVFLHSILPPQISQPIQEDIRNRIKFSEKHRNTPINIRRDRIMAIQIHPDVSILYADIVNYTYLTTTLTVKQLISLLHELYARFDLAASRYTVQRIKFLGDCYYCVAGLTRPDPDHAKCCLDFGLCMIDNIREVRAKEKLDIDIRVGVHSGALCAGVLGAAKLQYDIWGSDVVIANRLEGTGLPGHIHTSERTLQMIIEPRYEVQPGTEKARNDPFLQKHNVITYLIPFNVRPRTIPDLDIDHIKIIDSETELKKQSSIGLELREEFKKMPVGPISVKENFKEVFQLWGKDKDKERIRARPVIGIYLLHFRDPRLEYNYMHQPDYMLKYSMLLAWVFGLNLCYIQYVHDSGLVKNGVIVDLVVMLSLTVLLFLTWYKKLCFLRYSTQDHKYSRISCCLFRVAESIQRSLIKRIGIYMYTIISYFSIITVMLMDCDREEYEVVHIESKLYHYEPDMNMCFHPWLLTNMVCLIIGMSLIFTRIPFMMKVVVSTLEAITYMIILFFQFEYIVHHSLTTNPYFEAEYAHCLLVIITLLSLYFKERQTEFNNKINYKWREELLKKQHDAFIADQSITILLHNILPAHVANVYLTSLAKHELYYEDYAMVAVMFASLHNFQLDLPNLRVLNEIISEFDRILSYYRDDYLVEKIKIVGCTYMAACGLDLRFSSVISQERSTHESVIQEVLRARRSISVLRKDNYASSEKKEEVVFVLTTFALDLMRTLWTCNNDYRNVPVDRDVFTADMSIGISSGEVMAGVVGASQVHYDIWGNAVNMASRMDSTGLAGQIQVTEETAEMLRKYGLECNYRGMTFVKGRGILPTYFVGIDENYEFKYIYESRHHNLSDNSDSQHGSSEKNA
- the LOC6622562 gene encoding adenylyl cyclase X E isoform X4, coding for MIIEPRYEVQPGTEKARNDPFLQKHNVITYLIPFNVRPRTIPDLDIDHIKIIDSETELKKQSSIGLELREEFKKMPVGPISVKENFKEVFQLWGKDKDKERIRARPVIGIYLLHFRDPRLEYNYMHQPDYMLKYSMLLAWVFGLNLCYIQYVHDSGLVKNGVIVDLVVMLSLTVLLFLTWYKKLCFLRYSTQDHKYSRISCCLFRVAESIQRSLIKRIGIYMYTIISYFSIITVMLMDCDREEYEVVHIESKLYHYEPDMNMCFHPWLLTNMVCLIIGMSLIFTRIPFMMKVVVSTLEAITYMIILFFQFEYIVHHSLTTNPYFEAEYAHCLLVIITLLSLYFKERQTEFNNKINYKWREELLKKQHDAFIADQSITILLHNILPAHVANVYLTSLAKHELYYEDYAMVAVMFASLHNFQLDLPNLRVLNEIISEFDRILSYYRDDYLVEKIKIVGCTYMAACGLDLRFSSVISQERSTHESVIQEVLRARRSISVLRKDNYASSEKKEEVVFVLTTFALDLMRTLWTCNNDYRNVPVDRDVFTADMSIGISSGEVMAGVVGASQVHYDIWGNAVNMASRMDSTGLAGQIQVTEETAEMLRKYGLECNYRGMTFVKGRGILPTYFVGIDENYEFKYIYESRHHNLSDNSDSQHGSSEKNA